In Desulfoplanes formicivorans, a single genomic region encodes these proteins:
- a CDS encoding AAA family ATPase, with protein sequence MKPVFVETENVSRFRRAMRNLEDTEKGQPGIGVVSGQAGRGKTFAAENYHAENGGVFLRVWQDWTQTAFLQALCFEVKGERPHSANRCKIAIMEALERDRQTLIIDEADRLNVKRIEDLRDIHDQSGAPIVLIGEAGLQPLLSSRRRIWSRVTQEVVFGPVSEMDVLNYAARAAGLKMSPEAARILKKKSGGDFRLIHTMMIKVEQASRAAQTQSVDADLVTKATARGRKI encoded by the coding sequence GTGAAGCCAGTATTTGTGGAGACGGAAAATGTATCCAGGTTCCGCAGAGCCATGCGGAACCTGGAAGATACGGAAAAGGGCCAGCCTGGTATTGGCGTTGTGTCCGGCCAGGCTGGCAGAGGCAAAACCTTTGCCGCTGAGAACTATCACGCCGAGAACGGCGGCGTGTTCCTGCGCGTATGGCAGGATTGGACTCAAACGGCATTCTTGCAGGCACTCTGCTTTGAAGTCAAGGGCGAGCGCCCCCACTCTGCGAACCGATGCAAGATAGCCATCATGGAAGCGCTGGAGAGAGACAGACAGACCCTCATTATCGACGAGGCCGACAGGCTCAATGTCAAACGCATCGAGGATCTGCGCGACATCCACGACCAGAGCGGCGCCCCCATCGTGCTGATCGGCGAGGCAGGATTGCAGCCCCTGCTGTCATCCAGGCGCCGGATATGGTCCCGCGTGACCCAGGAGGTTGTCTTTGGGCCCGTGTCGGAAATGGACGTGCTCAACTATGCGGCCCGGGCTGCCGGGCTGAAGATGAGCCCAGAAGCGGCCCGCATCCTGAAAAAAAAGTCCGGCGGCGACTTTCGGCTCATCCACACCATGATGATCAAGGTGGAACAGGCGAGCCGTGCCGCCCAGACGCAAAGCGTGGACGCCGATCTGGTGACCAAAGCAACGGCACGGGGGCGGAAGATATGA
- a CDS encoding helix-turn-helix domain-containing protein produces MKERTSNKSSHLGSHLTQGTANQNSFAFRLRKARESIGITQKELAKKIGVVPNSVQNYEGGTFPKGDVVAKIAEALNVSTDWLLSGKEELAPYGTGGDSGAINNDTAPEHERVAKTLEDGQDFNTAEIISKTIEILESKTVFTTAIVSNIEAFHEAIQMKKELQKFKAEMQTETAKMFNDIRKEVAKLRQENQQLRDEIRRDRDQEVTEDTG; encoded by the coding sequence ATGAAAGAACGAACCAGCAACAAAAGTTCGCACTTAGGTTCGCACTTAACGCAAGGAACTGCGAACCAAAATTCATTTGCCTTTCGACTTCGCAAGGCACGCGAAAGCATTGGTATAACCCAAAAAGAGTTGGCCAAAAAAATTGGGGTTGTACCAAATTCTGTTCAAAACTATGAAGGGGGAACGTTTCCAAAGGGTGACGTTGTTGCCAAAATCGCAGAAGCCCTAAATGTTTCAACCGACTGGCTGCTGTCTGGTAAGGAGGAATTGGCACCGTATGGAACAGGTGGGGATTCTGGGGCTATAAATAATGATACGGCTCCAGAACATGAACGAGTTGCAAAAACACTTGAAGATGGTCAGGATTTCAATACAGCCGAGATCATATCAAAAACAATAGAAATACTTGAATCAAAGACCGTGTTCACAACGGCAATAGTAAGTAATATCGAAGCCTTTCACGAGGCTATCCAGATGAAAAAGGAGCTCCAGAAATTCAAAGCGGAAATGCAAACAGAAACCGCTAAAATGTTTAACGATATACGAAAAGAAGTTGCCAAGCTACGCCAGGAAAACCAGCAGCTACGCGACGAGATAAGGCGCGACCGAGATCAGGAAGTTACTGAGGACACGGGTTAG
- a CDS encoding DNA-binding domain-containing protein, translating into MKEYTPKEIADAIGVTVRAVQKRAKAESWTSHKRKARGGGKAFYLADLPEDIQHKILAESAKDTACVQTVKPQAPAIIEIPTSAAIPDSAHQSGLDRYRIVHEWRAHVSKSASTKGAATDAFLLAYHSGQLLPKVHARRGRVSRPTLYKWDKALRDNGDDYRVLCDKRGAWLKGGKKGPGQIGPEAEAVFLTAWLNPNRPGIALAYEATRAVLEKRGVPVASYASFRRFAKRFDAHHHDLVVLMRDGEKALKDKVGPFATRNDKLLSVGDCIFADGHDLNFQVLHPVHGRPVRMCLLVWFDWRAHCPVGWEIMPSESTFCISSALRMACQTLGKYPKVAYIDNGRAFTSKYFLDHNDEIDELNGLYARLGIAVRRSKPYEARTKIVERFFRTFDEQCQRLLPSYCGHNIDSKPAWRSRNEKFHQARHSGWIPNVREAAEIFRLYVGWYANRPCRSLGKGITPMQILEAGRGPGISTEELDQHFMHTKVVHPKRCRFTLAGVDYESDVLYGLNQKIKIRYHWADLSTVKMFTMDNHPLGEATPVSAIHPLAKEFGNELDMLKVQEANRLQARLKRETFRQADAMGLGRDSEAIQQLPWVKREKVELQVQDIVPEQPQVAHEDEIDPELIAAQQAIAAELDADKPGYDRPAFFSTELEKYEYLFKISEVEGIELTEEDRAWKEYYEKSREYAEVAAPRYNQLRQTLVMLRDQDGHAVNI; encoded by the coding sequence ATGAAAGAGTACACACCAAAAGAAATAGCAGACGCAATAGGCGTTACAGTCAGGGCCGTGCAGAAGCGTGCCAAGGCCGAGTCATGGACAAGCCACAAACGGAAAGCGCGAGGCGGCGGCAAGGCGTTCTACCTTGCCGATCTGCCGGAAGACATCCAGCACAAAATACTTGCCGAGTCTGCAAAAGATACGGCCTGCGTCCAGACAGTTAAGCCCCAGGCCCCTGCCATTATCGAGATACCAACATCTGCAGCCATACCTGATTCTGCCCACCAGAGCGGGTTGGACAGGTACCGCATTGTCCATGAATGGCGGGCCCATGTTTCCAAGTCCGCATCAACCAAGGGTGCGGCAACTGATGCTTTTTTGCTGGCGTACCATTCCGGGCAATTGCTGCCCAAAGTGCACGCACGGCGCGGGCGGGTCTCACGGCCAACCTTGTACAAGTGGGACAAGGCCTTGCGCGACAACGGCGATGATTACCGTGTGCTATGCGACAAACGCGGGGCATGGCTCAAGGGCGGGAAAAAGGGCCCAGGGCAGATCGGTCCTGAGGCGGAAGCCGTGTTTTTGACCGCATGGCTCAACCCAAACAGGCCCGGGATCGCCCTGGCATACGAGGCAACCAGGGCTGTACTGGAAAAGCGCGGTGTTCCTGTAGCATCCTATGCAAGTTTTCGTCGGTTTGCCAAACGGTTCGATGCCCATCACCACGACCTGGTTGTGCTTATGCGCGATGGCGAAAAGGCTCTCAAGGACAAGGTTGGGCCTTTTGCCACACGAAACGACAAACTTCTCTCTGTCGGGGACTGCATCTTTGCTGACGGTCATGACCTTAATTTCCAGGTCCTCCACCCGGTTCACGGGCGGCCCGTGCGCATGTGTCTGCTGGTCTGGTTTGATTGGCGGGCCCACTGCCCGGTTGGCTGGGAGATCATGCCTTCTGAATCGACCTTCTGCATCTCATCTGCACTGCGGATGGCGTGTCAGACTCTGGGGAAGTACCCCAAGGTGGCATATATTGATAATGGCCGTGCCTTCACCTCCAAATATTTCCTGGATCACAACGACGAAATTGACGAGCTCAACGGCCTGTATGCCAGGCTTGGAATAGCCGTGCGCAGATCAAAGCCATACGAGGCCAGGACAAAAATTGTGGAGCGGTTCTTCCGTACATTTGACGAGCAGTGCCAGCGGCTTTTGCCATCATATTGCGGGCACAATATCGACTCCAAGCCAGCATGGAGATCCAGAAACGAAAAATTTCATCAGGCCCGCCACTCCGGGTGGATTCCCAACGTTCGCGAGGCCGCAGAAATCTTTCGCCTGTATGTTGGCTGGTACGCAAACAGACCGTGCAGATCCCTTGGTAAAGGGATCACGCCCATGCAAATTCTGGAGGCCGGTCGCGGCCCGGGCATCAGTACGGAAGAGCTGGACCAGCATTTCATGCACACCAAGGTTGTCCATCCGAAACGGTGCAGATTTACGCTGGCCGGTGTCGATTACGAGTCCGATGTACTCTACGGGCTCAATCAAAAGATCAAGATCCGGTACCACTGGGCGGACCTGTCCACTGTCAAAATGTTCACCATGGACAACCATCCCCTGGGCGAGGCCACGCCCGTATCGGCCATCCATCCCCTGGCCAAGGAATTCGGCAACGAACTGGACATGCTCAAGGTTCAGGAGGCCAACAGACTCCAAGCTCGGCTGAAGCGCGAAACCTTCCGCCAGGCTGACGCCATGGGCCTTGGCCGGGACAGTGAGGCCATCCAGCAATTGCCGTGGGTCAAGCGGGAAAAGGTGGAGCTGCAAGTTCAGGACATTGTCCCGGAACAGCCCCAGGTGGCGCATGAGGACGAAATCGACCCGGAGCTGATCGCTGCCCAGCAGGCCATTGCAGCCGAATTGGACGCGGACAAACCCGGGTATGATCGGCCCGCTTTTTTCTCAACTGAATTGGAAAAATACGAGTACCTGTTCAAGATTTCCGAGGTTGAAGGGATCGAGCTGACCGAGGAAGACCGGGCATGGAAGGAATATTACGAGAAGAGCCGGGAATATGCCGAGGTGGCTGCACCACGGTACAACCAACTCCGGCAGACGCTGGTCATGCTGCGTGACCAGGATGGTCACGCGGTAAACATATAA
- a CDS encoding regulatory protein GemA: MLAKIHIAKKDLGLSDDAYRAILAEVGGAESAGDLDSYGLTRVVAHMRKLGFEPRRSKQNGALPADKASQIKRIWAQCYSLGRPVPEYADGLARKMWGVDRVVWCSHDQLQSMTAALAYQQRREGAETR; this comes from the coding sequence ATGCTTGCGAAGATTCATATTGCCAAGAAGGATCTTGGGTTGTCGGATGATGCGTACAGAGCCATACTGGCCGAGGTGGGCGGGGCCGAGTCTGCCGGTGATCTGGATTCGTACGGATTGACCAGGGTGGTGGCTCATATGCGGAAGCTTGGGTTTGAGCCCAGGCGGTCGAAGCAGAACGGTGCACTGCCTGCCGACAAGGCAAGTCAAATCAAGCGCATCTGGGCCCAATGCTACTCTCTTGGGCGGCCTGTGCCCGAGTACGCAGACGGCCTTGCACGCAAGATGTGGGGTGTGGACAGGGTTGTCTGGTGCAGTCATGACCAGTTGCAGTCCATGACAGCCGCATTGGCCTACCAGCAGCGTCGCGAAGGGGCTGAAACACGATGA
- a CDS encoding helix-turn-helix domain-containing protein, with amino-acid sequence MKSRKIKAWLLLHGITQAQVALELGVSKPTVSMFIAGKKTSRRLYLYFVLELGVPKSYFGDKYKEDEKDVAA; translated from the coding sequence ATGAAAAGCAGAAAAATCAAAGCCTGGCTGTTGCTCCACGGCATTACCCAGGCGCAGGTAGCATTAGAACTTGGTGTTTCCAAACCAACTGTCAGCATGTTCATTGCTGGCAAAAAGACATCACGCAGGCTGTACTTGTACTTTGTTTTGGAGCTTGGTGTCCCCAAGTCCTACTTTGGGGACAAGTATAAGGAAGATGAAAAGGATGTGGCCGCATAA
- a CDS encoding Mor transcription activator family protein has product MIPEIYQEIEAVTDRETAKRIAELFQGCQVYFPIWDRTEKQRKRDMAIYRDRMAGIGIQELAKKYGLTERRIRAILNDAAPKQRRLPI; this is encoded by the coding sequence ATGATCCCTGAAATATACCAGGAAATCGAGGCGGTGACGGACCGCGAAACTGCCAAGCGCATTGCCGAGCTGTTCCAGGGATGCCAGGTGTACTTCCCCATCTGGGACAGGACAGAAAAGCAGCGGAAACGGGACATGGCCATCTATCGGGACAGGATGGCCGGAATCGGCATCCAGGAGCTGGCAAAAAAGTATGGCCTTACAGAACGGCGCATCAGGGCGATCCTTAACGATGCTGCACCCAAACAGCGCCGCCTGCCGATTTGA
- a CDS encoding NUMOD4 domain-containing protein, which yields MAEQWRKIPGMRGYLISDFGRLKSPRGRMITPRIMPRTIRARYDFCADGIRRSFFVENVMARVWPDKDQQYDEDWVSAVRKMNGLSSDTNGSTVRRPWRPTPWDKDPWESMHLWESERDYFNFAQYVPVI from the coding sequence ATGGCTGAACAATGGCGAAAAATACCAGGTATGCGCGGGTACCTGATCAGTGATTTTGGAAGGCTCAAGTCCCCGCGCGGGCGGATGATTACTCCGCGCATCATGCCCAGGACAATCCGGGCAAGATACGATTTTTGCGCAGACGGCATACGCAGGTCGTTTTTTGTTGAGAATGTCATGGCCAGGGTATGGCCGGATAAGGACCAGCAGTATGACGAAGACTGGGTGTCTGCTGTCCGGAAAATGAACGGCCTGTCATCCGACACCAATGGGAGCACGGTCCGGAGACCGTGGCGGCCCACACCGTGGGACAAGGACCCCTGGGAGTCCATGCACCTTTGGGAGTCGGAAAGGGATTATTTTAATTTTGCCCAGTATGTGCCTGTAATTTAA
- the mqnC gene encoding cyclic dehypoxanthinyl futalosine synthase, translated as MSDRLTRQDAKVLWREDVFALGKRAHAARTERHPGNIVTYIADRNINYTNVCVSGCKFCAFFRPPGHPEGYVLSREELGAKIRETVELGGYQLLLQGGMNPDLGLDFYTSMLAFIKEEFPMVAVHGFSPPEIVFLADKEKLSIEETITALHQAGLDSIPGGGAEILVNAIRARISPRKCNADQWISVMETAHNLGLKTTATMMFGHVESFEDRLEHLDRIRDLQDRTGGFTAFIPWTFQPHNTLIKTPEVSSVEYLKFLALSRLYLDNIENVQASWVTQGPMIGQLALFWGANDFGSTMQEENVVAATGCRFRLAEERIRAIISSAGFTPRRRAMDYTLVD; from the coding sequence ATGAGTGATCGATTGACACGTCAGGATGCCAAGGTTCTGTGGCGTGAGGATGTTTTTGCCCTGGGCAAAAGGGCTCACGCAGCCAGGACCGAGCGTCATCCCGGAAACATTGTCACCTATATTGCCGACAGAAATATCAATTATACCAATGTGTGTGTTTCCGGATGCAAATTTTGCGCGTTTTTTCGGCCCCCTGGTCATCCTGAGGGGTATGTGCTTTCGCGTGAAGAACTTGGGGCCAAAATTCGGGAAACCGTGGAGTTGGGCGGGTACCAGCTTTTACTTCAGGGGGGCATGAATCCTGATCTGGGACTGGATTTTTATACGTCCATGCTTGCCTTTATCAAGGAAGAGTTTCCCATGGTGGCGGTGCACGGGTTTTCTCCGCCGGAGATCGTCTTTCTGGCGGACAAGGAAAAACTCTCCATCGAGGAAACCATAACCGCCCTGCATCAGGCAGGTCTTGATTCCATTCCTGGTGGTGGAGCCGAGATCCTGGTCAATGCCATCCGTGCCCGCATATCACCGCGCAAATGCAATGCCGACCAATGGATCAGTGTCATGGAAACAGCGCATAACCTTGGGCTGAAGACCACGGCAACCATGATGTTCGGCCATGTGGAATCTTTTGAGGATCGGTTGGAGCATCTGGATCGCATTCGTGATCTTCAGGATCGTACCGGCGGATTCACGGCCTTTATTCCCTGGACATTTCAGCCCCACAATACCCTGATCAAGACTCCTGAAGTCTCTTCGGTTGAGTACCTGAAGTTTCTGGCTTTGAGCCGGCTCTATCTGGACAATATCGAGAACGTCCAGGCTTCATGGGTGACTCAGGGACCCATGATCGGTCAGCTGGCCCTGTTCTGGGGGGCCAATGATTTCGGATCCACCATGCAGGAAGAAAACGTGGTTGCTGCCACCGGCTGTCGATTCCGCCTGGCTGAAGAACGAATCCGCGCCATCATCTCATCGGCCGGATTCACACCCCGGCGCAGGGCCATGGACTATACCCTGGTGGATTGA
- a CDS encoding host-nuclease inhibitor Gam family protein: protein MARQKPKNLYPVKDLAAANKALAEIAELKRSIKARESAMNDEIDRLKAETEAAVAPLQAKMASLENGLLAFAEFNKDELFVDKRSKDLDFGCIGYRRSKEIKPMPKKTLAMVLGKLKELGFTEAIRVKESVNKDELSQWSDEKLALVHARRVEKDTFWYEIAEQEIKGRVA, encoded by the coding sequence ATGGCGAGACAGAAACCAAAAAATCTCTACCCGGTGAAAGATCTGGCAGCTGCCAACAAGGCCCTGGCCGAGATTGCCGAACTGAAGAGGTCCATCAAAGCCCGGGAATCGGCAATGAATGATGAGATTGATCGGCTGAAGGCGGAGACAGAGGCGGCGGTTGCTCCATTGCAAGCCAAGATGGCCAGCCTGGAAAACGGCCTGCTGGCATTTGCCGAGTTCAACAAGGACGAACTGTTCGTGGATAAACGGTCAAAAGACCTGGACTTTGGCTGCATCGGGTACCGCAGGTCCAAAGAGATCAAGCCAATGCCCAAGAAGACCCTGGCCATGGTGCTGGGCAAGCTCAAGGAACTGGGATTTACCGAGGCCATCCGGGTCAAGGAATCTGTGAACAAGGACGAACTCTCCCAGTGGTCTGACGAAAAGCTGGCCCTGGTGCATGCCAGGCGGGTTGAGAAAGACACGTTCTGGTATGAAATTGCCGAACAGGAGATCAAAGGGAGGGTGGCATAA